One region of Paenibacillus polymyxa M1 genomic DNA includes:
- a CDS encoding LysR family transcriptional regulator, translating into MDLNDLNIFQTVAAHGSVSKAAAELSYVQSNVTARIKLLEKELQTPLFYRHKRGMILNAEGKRLLQYTKSILSQFEEMKHAFQNTSAPSGVLEIGIVETVIALPAILHAYYSKYPDVELSLKAGVTESLVQEVAEMRLDGAFVTGPVKHPLIEQFDVFQEKLVLVSQGSDFSVDDFATRPLLVYKKGCGYRGRLETWLKMEGIIPKRIMEFGTFETIIGSVAAGIGMTVFPESSISGLVAQGLVCGHAIPEPYNEVTTVFIRRKEAFVTSTLQSFIDEITTQTEA; encoded by the coding sequence GTGGATCTGAACGATTTAAACATTTTCCAGACAGTGGCTGCACATGGCAGTGTCAGCAAGGCTGCAGCCGAGCTTAGCTACGTCCAGTCCAATGTAACGGCCAGAATCAAGCTACTGGAAAAGGAGCTGCAGACGCCTTTATTTTATAGACATAAGCGGGGGATGATACTCAATGCTGAGGGTAAGCGTCTGCTGCAATATACGAAAAGCATTTTATCGCAATTTGAGGAAATGAAGCATGCGTTTCAGAACACCTCCGCACCTTCAGGGGTATTGGAGATTGGTATCGTGGAGACTGTCATTGCCCTTCCGGCCATTTTACATGCTTACTACAGTAAGTACCCGGATGTCGAATTGTCCCTTAAGGCCGGGGTTACGGAATCACTAGTGCAGGAGGTTGCAGAAATGCGACTGGATGGAGCCTTTGTAACCGGACCGGTCAAGCATCCGCTCATTGAACAGTTTGATGTCTTTCAGGAAAAGCTGGTCCTCGTATCTCAAGGAAGTGACTTTTCGGTTGACGATTTTGCAACTCGTCCGCTCTTGGTATATAAAAAAGGCTGCGGATATCGGGGAAGACTGGAAACCTGGCTCAAAATGGAGGGGATTATCCCCAAGCGGATTATGGAGTTTGGGACATTTGAGACGATTATCGGCAGTGTAGCGGCAGGCATTGGAATGACCGTTTTTCCCGAATCCTCGATCAGCGGGCTGGTGGCTCAAGGTCTTGTGTGCGGTCATGCCATCCCAGAGCCTTACAATGAAGTGACAACGGTGTTTATCCGCCGTAAGGAGGCCTTCGTTACCAGTACCTTGCAGTCTTTTATAGATGAGATTACCACTCAGACAGAAGCGTAG